In Myripristis murdjan chromosome 18, fMyrMur1.1, whole genome shotgun sequence, the sequence ATacactttgacttttttcccctgttggTTTTCTTATTTCATGACAGTGCTTCACAAAATAGGATTATAATGTTCTTTACAAAACCACATAGAAAAGTGCAAGGAAACCTCACGgaaaaattgcactaaaaagaagaataaaacatgATCAGGGTTCCTGTAAATCCTGGAAAACTTGGGAATTGATAGATTGGGTCTCCAGTCTTGGAAAACTCCTGGAAAATTGCTGATACAAAAATGTCCTTTAAATTTTCGTGAAATCCTAGAAAATAACACGTTCAAATGTTTTCCTCGGTTCATGTCACATATTTTTAGCAGCTGATGCCTCCTCAGTTCTCATTTATACCCAGCTGTGCATGAAAGAGTGACAGCCCTggtaattattaaaaaaaaaaaagcataaaagcatttttttttaaatagtcaaATTctgataagaaaataaaagtaagGAATTAACAGCCACAAGTTTTAAGTGATACTGATCTCCATGATATGAGTGAGTTTTCATGCATCGTGTTAAGTACACACAGTTTGACACTGTTCAGTATTTTCAGAGTTTGGCTTTACATTTGATGACGTTGCGTTCGTTTCATTAGTGTGCATCTGTAGCAGACgcactgaaatgtgtttgtgtaacagGAGGAAGCTGCCACGATACTCACACCTGTCAAGAAAAAGATCAAGAATGTGGGAATATTCCTCAAGGTAAGTCTTTGCatgctgttttattaaaaaaatgtactttctttgatttgttttggaaataatAGTGGGCAGTTTTGGTTCTCATTTgctcttgtctgttttttgaaATAATTCATGTCTACATCAGTCTTATGAATgagaaagcaaatgtttttgtgtCGTACAGTTCATACACATCGGTGgttcaaagtgctttaaaaaatgaacagaaaacgGAAGGAAGAAATACAAGATAAGAGCATATAAAAATGGTAgggacataaaataaataaagaaagaaaatagttttaaaaagttaaaaatcagtcaatcagcTAACAGAAAGCATCTGAGAACAATTGGATGAGATTTAATTGGCTTAACATTAAATGACATGACATTAcatgtgtttggtgttttgttttttagaatgATGAcgaggaagatgaggatgaagaggcaGATGATGCTGAGGAGCTTCTGGGCAAAGGAGCACGAGGTGCAGCTCTTCTGGCAGACAGAACcagggtaagtgtgtgtgtgtgtgtgtgtgtgtgtgtgtgtgttgcagtgcagTTTTCCTTCACAGTTCATCAATCAGCTAATGATTTGGTTTTggaagtcatttttttaaatcctgttttaaACAATCATGATTCCAGTGTCTTTATATGgttaccttttcttttttaactgtTCAGAATGAGATGACAGCGGAGGAGAAGAGGCGAGCTCATCAGAAGGAGCTGGCCAATCAGGTGAACGAGGAGGCCAAGCGCCGTCTGACGGAGCAGAAAGGAGAGCAGCAGATTCAGAAGTGAGTCCGGGGAGACTTTAGCTCATGAGAAATGTGGGGTTTTAACCATAACGACATTTGTAGACacttgttttagtttgttttgttgggcGAGACTTCACTTAAAGCTAAACATCACTCGTCATCAattgacagagagaaaattccATTTCGACTAAGATTATAATGCTTATGTAGTCCAACaagcagtgaaaataatcccaaaggtttttattttataatggtgaaagcaaaaaaaaaaaaaaaaaaaaaagtcttaagtTTTTCTGACTTCAAGGTATAACTGtcaagtgttgatttttttttttttaaacttgataaatgactcaaAACAGTCACTCGCTTCACTGAGGTGCTCTTGGCCCCGGCCTGTTTCACTGAAGCTTTATCATTGACTTTTATATGCAAATGAGTGAATTCATGAGCCTCGTTCTCAGTCATGTGACCAAGTTATCTGATCATTAATTACTTCAACTCTCTGGTTGCCTCAGGGCCAGAAAATCAAACGTCTCCTACAAGAACGTGTCCCAGATGCCCAGAGAAAAAGACATCAGGGACATGAAGATCTTCATCGACAAGAAATACGAGACCGTCGTCATGCCCGTCTTCGGCATCGCCACGCCTTTCCACATCGCCACCATCAAGGTACGCTCACACCCACCGCGTGCTCAGCCTGTTGGCGTGATCCTGTTACTGGGAGCCAGTTACAAATGAATCCACTGATTAGCGGTCGTGACCTCGTGTCGTCTCACTGTTCAACTTCACCGTCTTCTAGCAGAGACCAGGATAAAGAAAGCAACTTCACAAAGAGAAGCTGCAGGCTTTTATACACAGTTACAGGGTGTATAAAAGAAACTGCACTTCCTATGGCTTTTTCATATAGCATGCAATTGCAATTAATTGTGAAATCTATTAATTAATACAGAAAGTAAGTCCGCATGTTTCTAAGTACGTTTCTGGTGACACCTTGATCACTGAAGACTTGCTTGGCATTCtgtttgtaatatttattgattgattggcttatttacattttatttttccatgatGATTTTTGCCCTTGGTTTGCATAAAGAATATTCTCTTTGCAACAGaagttaataataaaaaatgcacaatgTCCGACTGTAAACTGGAGCATTCACGTTTACATCCAGGCCAGGCGTCTATTTCTGTTGACTGTCTGttgtctttttcctcctttcttacatcactttcctttttctttttcttttttttctcccgtcCAGAACATCAGTATGTCGGTAGAGGGCGACTACACCTACCTGAGGATCAACTTCTACGTCCCCGGCAGCTCCCTGGGACGCCACGAGGGAAACATCTTCCCCAACCCCGACGCCACATTTGTCAAAGAAATGTGAGTGTGAAACATTTGCATATCagcattggattttttttattagcttgCTGGATGTCCCAATTCTGACTTGGGCTGTTTGATCCATGGtgcatgatttttaaaaaaagtttgattcCATCTGGTAATCTTAAAGTCCTAAAATTGATTTCCTCCTCCGTTCAGCCACCCTAAGGCATGTAACCCGTCTCAAATCGTTTCATCTCCTTATCTGACTTCAGCACGTACCGCGCATCCAACCTGAAGGCCCCCGGCGACACGTCGGTGCCCTCCACCAACCTGCAGAACGCCTTCCGCATCATCAAGGAGGTGCAGAAGCGCTACAAGACGCGGGAGgcggaggagaaggagaaggagggcaTCGTCAAGCAGGACTCGCTGGTCATCAACCTCAACCGCAGCAACCCCAAGCTCAAAGACCTCTACATCCGACCCAACATCGCCCAGAAGAGGATGCAGGGCTCGCTGGAGGCTCACACCAACGGTGAGCGAGGCTGCTGTCCTGCTTTTCAcaggggggtcagaggtcatggtcAGCTGCAGCTTGGGAATTTGGGCTGTTAAACAATTGTCCAAAATTTCCAACAAATCTGTTCtttataaattttttttattctaaattCTTCTAAAATCTcctgaaataaacattttaatgcaaatgAATTTCCGCAGAATTGTGTGTTTCAAAATTACCTCACGACTACTGCCACTCTGTGTAACTGTTCAGCAGTTATACAAGTAATTAGCCATTAGCTGCAGCTTTAAAAGTTCAACTTTTTGAGACTTTTAATCAAATCCAAGcttaagaaaaacaaggctACATCAAAGAAAAACTGCAGAAATCGGTTTTCCTAGTAGTACTAGGCATTTAGGAATTGCACCAGCTCATACAAATGTTAAGATAAAAACTGCAAATGTCATAATATTCTGTACTGTCAGATGTCAGCTTAAGTCTGTGAGACAGTTCAAATAGAAACAAGGTTTTGTCCTGGTAGAGGGAGCAAGAGGTCCATCGTACACTGCAGCTACATCTCTTCATTTAGTTGGATTTGTTAACTAACCTGATACTTGGATGCTCTCCCCGGCCAGGTTTCCGCTTCACGTCGGTCCGCGGAGACAAAGTGGACATCCTCTACAACAACATCAAGCACTCCATCTTCCAGCCCTGTGACGGGGAAATGATTATCGTACTGCACTTCCACCTCaaggtgtgtgtttcatttgtctGTCCCTCTGCCCATCCTGCTACAgtgcatgtgcagacacacaggcagaaataatgtgtgtgtgtgtgcctgggaAGGAGCCTccttgaatttttgttttgttagttttaaaGCCAAAACTAAGGTATTTTTCTtccatgatttatttatttcctgttaTCAAGTGGTTGGGACAGGCCAATAACATAGAGAAGTGTAAACCAATAGAataactgtttgtttgtttgatagcCACATGGACCATCtctttattggttgaaatttttcattTATGCCTACTGGTGCAGAAGAAGGTCACAATTGAAAATACACTAATTTTATAGCAAGTAAAGCAGTTAATTTCAtagaatacaaaataaataagttgAATGTTGGCAGTCTTATTTTACACCCTTTAgtattttttactattattattattgtttatattgcaagattttttccccctaatttTCTTATGAGaattattgtattatattttatagttattattatcatggtTATattagttttaatgtttttagttattttaatattggtctattttatattaaaatattttctgtatggttatttatttatgtatatttttttatttatttagttttttgtttgtttgtttgtttgttttttacatttatttttatttaatgccTTTCtcaggtttggtttgttttgttttgtttttttccccacatgttggatatttcACTCTGACCCCCTTCCTCTCCCATCCAGAACGCCATCATGTTCGGCAAGAAGCGCCACACGGACGTCCAGTTCTACACGGAGGTCGGGGAGATCACCACGGACTTGGGCAAGCACCAGCACATGCACGACCGCGACGACCTGTACGCCGAGCAGATGGAGCGGGAGATGAGGCACAAGCTCAAGTCGGCGTTCAAGAACTTCATCGAGAAGGTGGAGACGCTGACTAAAGAGGAACTGGAGTTCGAGGTTCCCTTCAGAGACCTGGGGTGAGTCGCAGCGGGAGTTCGGTCTGTTGAGGCCTAACCTGTTGAAATTGTCttcatgttaaaaaacaaaataaacatgaacaagTTAGTTATAAGAGCTTAATTTACCCagacttacatgtgtgtgctgtcttATTACTCCAACAAAGCTGCACGGTGATTCAAATTAGCTGCCAGTTAAAATCTTTTTTGCAGCTGGCTGAGATtttaactgctttttttttttttttttttttttttttaatgaccctGCATTTGATTATGAGTGATAATAATTGCTTGGATTATTGTTAAAATGTGCTAATCAACACTAAACTTGTGCCATTGCATTTTCTGATGGCTAGAAATACtggaaattataagaaataaataaagtgcaaatTGTTGTGTTGAACCGCTGAATCTTGATTTGACTTGAGGAAATTCAGAGTGTGGCGCAGCCCGAGTcgcagcagattgactccatgATTATATCTTCCAGTCCTGCTGAAATTAGTTTGGCATTAACCAGCCATGCTTGATTGGAGTTTCCagaatttgctcattttatAATTTCTTGATCTAATCCAACAAACATTGAACTTCCAAGTGATTTAAAAATGGCCTTGTAAAGCAGAGGCAGAATAGGAGGGGGGGAAAAGCTGATGGCTCACATAAAGTTTCCACATGGATTAACTGTCAGGTTGTTTGGATTGTGTATCTTGTTTTCAGGTTCCAGGGCGCCCCCTACAGGAGTACATGTCTCCTACAACCAACATCCAGTTCCCTTGTCAATGTTACTGAGTGGGTGAGTGACGACACTGAATATTCATGAGAGAGCTGCAGAAATTACCCATCATCATAGAAACATCATTGAATTTTTAAATActagatatttaaaaaaaaaaaaaaaaaaaatctgccccaGGCCAACTgatgaatcagaatcaaaattactttattgatcctagGGGGGAAATTAAGTCGCAGTTGCTGAAGTTATCGAggggaaaaatatataaaagtttaagtggaataaaaaaatatgtgctttAGCAACATTtatatgcacaaacaaaaaatgtcatgttgGTTGCTGGGACATGAGGTCAGATTTAGGGAACACTTACTCAAATGTTCACATCTCCCAAATACACAAGTGATTATTGTAGTTTCAGTGCAGCATTTATGAATtgatatttggaaaaaaaaatatatgtatggaAATTGCAATGAAATGCCATGTAATAGATTTGGAattattttttgctaaattGACCCACACACATGGTTCTGTAAAATTTTTGCTAACCAATTTAAGAGTTGgaatgcagaaaaataaataaataaataacagtacaTCAAACATCTTTTTAGCTGGTAACAGAAGAAAGCACAAAGTATgtgactgttttaaaaaaaaaaaaaaaaaaaatgtagtattTGTGCTCAAAGACTGGTAGTCTGACCATCATGTAAGTTTGACTTGTAGTTTGGTTTTATACAGTACACCAGTTGTGCCACTTAACCTAAactttacttattttatttatttatttattcttctcTTTCTCGCCAGCCGCCCTTCGTGGTGACCCTGGACGAGGTGGAGCTGGTGCACTTTGAGCGCGTGCAGTTTCACCTGAAGAACTTCGACGTGGTCATCGTCTACAAGGACTACAACAAGAAGGTCACCATGATCAACGCCGTGCCCGTCAACTCCCTGGACCCCATCAAGGAGTGGCTCAAGTAAGTGGGCGTGATGCCGCAGCTAAGGAAACCCCTAAGTAATTATCATCTGGGAGGGAGGACTCTTCAGTGGGAAACAGAAGATCAACAGCAGGTGACACATAGAAGTGTCAGGTGTGGTGAACGTCATCTGGAAGCTGGGAAGCTAAACATTGATTTGGGATACAGCTCAGCACTGGCTGTCAAGTTATTACAGTCATAAATGtgtaataaacattgttttgtttagaTACctatttaattttgcatttatttagagtgtataagAGTTAAAACGTGAAGCTGGGAGCATATGATAGCCACCTCCATGATCAATCATGTGTCCTAAGTTGTTGTAGCAGTTCTTAGGTTGACACCATTTCATACACAGATTGAGTGCAAAAATGTAACTATTTCTGGCCACttgagaattaataaaaatggtcagaaatccctccaaaatacaACAGTAGGACACCAAGAttttgaggaacaccacagaaaaaagaaTGCTTCGATTTGGCATCAAAAACGTTTGACATTTCTGTaagatgtgcatttttttcttcaccctCTGAAAGACAGTAAGCCAGGACTGACAGAACATTAAGGggttaaatattttcatttacattagATAATACAAGTTGCACTGCTTGTTCACATATGAATCCTGAGCTTCAAACAGATctgcccacaaacacacaacgaAAGCACCACTGCTCATTTCAGTGAATGACAAATCCAAGATGAGGCGCTGTAActagtttgattttgttctcCCTCCAGCTCGTGTGACATCAAGTACACAGAAGGAGTTCAGTCGCTGAACTGGACCAAGATCATGAAGACCATAGTTGATGATCCGGAGGGCTTCTTCGAGCAGGGCGGCTGGTCGTTCTTGGACCCGGAGAGCGAGGTAGGAATGGCTCAGCAGCCGGTTTCCACGGCGATGGAAAAGTGCTTCAGGTTTTTGATTGGTTTGTTGAAACAGTGAAACTTTGGCACACCTGCTTGTTGGCGGGCAGGTGTGTACGAGGAGACCAAAGTTTGGCAACAGCTATTAAATGcacattttcttcttcacttGGATTAGGAAAATAGAGATTCAGAAAAATTTAATCTGCTGTGATTCAGTTTTAAAACCTTCATAAAGTTGCCATCAGTCTCATGGAGGTTCCTTAATCTGGTGATTTATTGAACTAATTTAACTCCGTTATTTTGCTTCCCCTTTACCAGCTGATTTGGAAAAGCAGTTGTTCACCTTTTATTTCTGAATTATTTGGAAATAATCCTGAATAACAAATATTTGTAGCAGTGTATCTTGCCCTGttgttcattgttattttattattagtagtactgGTATAatcattatttgtgtgtgttgacctCTTGTTTGttgtctcctcctctcaggGAAGTGGTGCAGAGGAGGACTCCGAGTCAGAAATGGAGGATGAGACGTTTAACCCCTCTGCagaagaggatgaggacgaAGAAGAAGACAGTGACGAGGACTATGACTCAGAGACGGAGGACTCCGGTACATCccactcttgtttttcttaccaACCAGACCAGGGTCAAAGAGCGATTATTTAACTGAGCAGTAGACGGGTTGGGGTTTATCACCGGACGTTACAATGTCAACTCCACCAATCtgatatcaaaacaaaaaaaaaggtacttgcAATTCCTTTTTTTGGCCCAAGCCAAGTTCCCTTTGAGTGTTTTGTCCCTTTGAGTACCTGAATTCTGTGACGAATTTTATCTTTGCTTACCACTCAAGTTTAATAGGCACATCCACACATTTAACTCTAGTGCATCAATGGATATTTACATCACCAGATTTAAAATGGAAGTTACGTGTGTACATATATGAAACATGACTTGCTGGCACATGTAACCAGGATATGACGCAGAGGTTAGTGTCTACCAGCTTTAATTCAAATCTCCTGCTGACAATTATTCACACACAGTTCTTTGTCTTCTGTGATGTTTGCTCCTCCATACACTAGATAAAAGGCTCCTGTTGAACATTTATAGGAGCCTATTATCTCGTCTACTCTACTTTTTCCACATGATCATCTGTCCGTCTTTTGGATGTGCGTGCTTTTGTAAACTTGGTGCATGTTTTGTTCTCCAGACTACAGCGCGTCGCTGGGCAGCGAGGAGGAGAGCGGCAAAGACTGGgacgagctggaggaggaagccAGGAAAGGTTTGTATCTGGAACTGATGTGCATCGATCACATAAACTGTAGCTCTCAGACAGAGAATCATAGGTCTGTTAGAAGTTACTTTTTAGTGAgtaaaaattcaaattatgaAGAATGTATCTTAGACCAGGGCTATTGAATGACAGATTCAGTTGGGTCAGATTTTAAACCCAGGAAATGTAGATAGACAGCAGTCAATGCACAGAACCATAACATATGGCATTAACAgtaaccaaaaacacacacacacaaacacaaacaacagcgCCTCCTACTACTTTCTTAGTGGGAGAGATGACAATTTTAGATCTGAATGAGAGTGGTGACTTTTGTCTTGTAAGATGTCAGCGCAGTCCAAAGGCACTGAAGTATtgtcagtcacttttactcGTGTGTGAAAAGCTTGCAGAGAAGCTTAATGCAAATTTTAGACCATGCGTGCAATGCTGTAACTGCTGCTATTGACAAGTAATTTGTACAAAATGATACACTTCAAATTGCTACCAACATAACCTATTTAATAAAAGCTTATCGGGCCACTTGGAGGTTTCTTCTGGGCCGGGTGTGGCCCGTGTGCCGCCAGTTGACCAGCACAGCTTTAGACGGTAAGGATGATGTCATCGCAGTGGAAAGACGGTCTCTTCACGTCCCCAAATTCTTACActtggtgaagaaaaaaaaagctcctgatAATACTAATCTGGTTCAAATCAAAGGCGACCAATTGTAAAATACTGAGGTCACAAATTCCCCGATGATAAGCTTTGTAAACTTTATGGCATTTTATAAAATACTGACGTCATAGTTGTGTGCGTGAGGGACACCGGGGTTTTCAGTCATGTAACTGTGGACGAAACAGTTTTTTGTTGTGAAGAAACAGCAGCTTACAGGGTCATAAACGTTGCCGCCCACAGTCCATTTAGTGACTGAAGACGTCATTAGACACTTAGACTGGGACAATTAACCTTCATTCAGGAGAGGAATGCTAGTGATGCTGCTGTGTGACGTTTGTAGTGACCTGGTGGCTGCAggctgacctgtgtgtgtgctgcctaaCCCGCCAGGGACTCTGAACGTTTGACGACTGTGGATTTAATTACTGCTGACAGATTACTCCGCTGacagaaaatgtacatttgCTGCATTCAGGTGCAGAGATGCGCTGTTTTTTCACCTGCAAAAATAATACAAGACACATATTCCTACCTCCACCTTATTTGGAAACATTTACTAAAACATggtaaatatttaaaacaataagaataatacaTAGATATAAACATTCTCATTCATGCCTCTAGAATATAATCTTTTAAAGTCGTAAATGCAGAAAGTCTCCTTGCGGTTCCTGAATAAATTTGTTTCCTCATTCCAAActtgacagcagcagtgacagaaaaCCACCTCACACCAAGACAAATAACCGCTTCCTTATGACGAGccattttcaatatttattaATGGCGACAGGTTCTTCATCTCAGGTAGctgtaattacattttcactAGCACCGTTCTTTTGGCCATCCCATTGTGTAAAGGGGTCTCTAATTACACATCTACTACTTGGATGCAGATATcaagaaattaattaatcattctGAATAATCAGTTCCAACTTGAGATATATTTA encodes:
- the supt16h gene encoding FACT complex subunit SPT16 — protein: MAVNLDKEAYYRRIKRLYGNWKKGEDEFGKVDAIVVSVGVDEEIVYAKSTALQTWLFGYELTDTIMVFCENKIIFLASKKKVEFLKQVAITKGNENANGVPPITLLTREKNESNKANFDKMIEAIRGSKEGKTVGVFSKDKFPGEYMKSWNDTITAEGLEKVDISAVVAYTMAVKEDGELALMKKAAAVTSEVYSKFFKERVMEIVDADEKVRHSKLAESVEKAIEEKKYLGGADPSTVEMCYPPIIQSGGNYSLKFSVVSDKNHMHFGAITCAMGIRYKSYCSNLVRTLMVDPPQEMQDNYNFLLQVEEELLKELKHGVKICDAYNAVVEYVKKEKPDLVAKLTKNLGFAMGIEFREGSLVLNGKNQYKLKKGMVLSISLGFSDMVNKEGKKEEQKKYALFIGDSVQINEEEAATILTPVKKKIKNVGIFLKNDDEEDEDEEADDAEELLGKGARGAALLADRTRNEMTAEEKRRAHQKELANQVNEEAKRRLTEQKGEQQIQKARKSNVSYKNVSQMPREKDIRDMKIFIDKKYETVVMPVFGIATPFHIATIKNISMSVEGDYTYLRINFYVPGSSLGRHEGNIFPNPDATFVKEITYRASNLKAPGDTSVPSTNLQNAFRIIKEVQKRYKTREAEEKEKEGIVKQDSLVINLNRSNPKLKDLYIRPNIAQKRMQGSLEAHTNGFRFTSVRGDKVDILYNNIKHSIFQPCDGEMIIVLHFHLKNAIMFGKKRHTDVQFYTEVGEITTDLGKHQHMHDRDDLYAEQMEREMRHKLKSAFKNFIEKVETLTKEELEFEVPFRDLGFQGAPYRSTCLLQPTSSSLVNVTEWPPFVVTLDEVELVHFERVQFHLKNFDVVIVYKDYNKKVTMINAVPVNSLDPIKEWLNSCDIKYTEGVQSLNWTKIMKTIVDDPEGFFEQGGWSFLDPESEGSGAEEDSESEMEDETFNPSAEEDEDEEEDSDEDYDSETEDSDYSASLGSEEESGKDWDELEEEARKADRESHYEDAEETSNRKRKVRSAAPPSKKKRRH